TCGCCCTCCGACGAGATCACACGCTGTCTCCGCCTGTCATGCTGAACGCAGTGAAGCATCTCACGGCCGCGGGGTGGCTCCAGCTGCGCCCTCGGGCTGACACGTTCTCACACGCGCTCAGGGCAGACGCGTTCAGAAACTGATCAGCCCCTGTCCGAGGCCGCGACGACCCGCAGGTTCATCGCACCGATGCGCTCGATCTCCGCCCGCATTGTGTCCCCGGGCGCCAGGCTCCGCTGAAACTCCGGCGAGTCGGGATTGCCGGTTGCGATGAGATCGCCGGGATAGAGCGTTCCCACGCGCGACAGATAGCTCACCAGACGGGGAACGCCGTTGATCATCGCCTCGGTCGTCGCCGACTGCGTCAGCTCGCCGTTGACCCAGAGCTGGGCGAGGAGCCCTTGGGGATTGGGGATCTCGTCGCGCGTGGCAATCCACGGGCCAATGGGCGCGAACGTGTCATACCCCTTCCGCACGCACCGCGTGCCGATCAACGCTGACGGAGCCTGGATCGCCGCGTACGTGCGCGCCGTCATATCGAGGATGATGGTGTAGCCGAACACCGCGTCCATCGCCTCGTCGACGGACACATTTCGGCACTTCTTCCCGATCACGACGCACAGCTCCAGCTCCGGGAACACGGCCTCGGCATCCTTGGGGATGACGACAGCATCCTCCGGCCCGATGACCGCCGAGGGTGGCTTCAGGAACGCCATCTCGAGCAGCGCATCGGGGCTCACTTCGGTCGCGGCTCCGCGGCCGGCGGTGTCGGAAATGCCCGTCCCACCGCGCCGGTAATTCGACGCGGCAGCCCAGATCTTCGACGGCACAGGCACCGGCGG
This window of the Chloroflexota bacterium genome carries:
- a CDS encoding fumarylacetoacetate hydrolase family protein, whose amino-acid sequence is MRIASIKGNDLAVVTDKAFILIGDALAQRGALMRGASMIDLITRYDALKSAIAEAAERVTVVQADHTRLDPPVPVPSKIWAAASNYRRGGTGISDTAGRGAATEVSPDALLEMAFLKPPSAVIGPEDAVVIPKDAEAVFPELELCVVIGKKCRNVSVDEAMDAVFGYTIILDMTARTYAAIQAPSALIGTRCVRKGYDTFAPIGPWIATRDEIPNPQGLLAQLWVNGELTQSATTEAMINGVPRLVSYLSRVGTLYPGDLIATGNPDSPEFQRSLAPGDTMRAEIERIGAMNLRVVAASDRG